The Bdellovibrio sp. ZAP7 DNA segment AAACACTGTAACCTCCGATGAAGCTCAAGCTTAAGAGAGCTCCCCTCTCGGAGCCATCCACCTTGGTAAAATACAAAAAGATTCAATTAAAACCCTGGGCACATCACCTGGGGTTTTCTATTTCAAATCACAGATCTTCAATCCCCTCTGGGAAACAGAAGTTGCGTCTCGCCTTGAGATTCTAAGCAAACCATATTTTGCGCACCTAATTTATCGCCGAAAATAAAATATCATCTTTTCGCAATTGCACAGCGGAGGACACTTGGGAAGAACCTACTCCATACAAAAGTTATTTTGGGTGATCGGGACCGCCATAACCGTCGTCGCATTTAATAACTGTGGTCAAGGGTTCACGATCCTAAATTCAACCTCCCTCGGTGGGAGCACTGAATTTTCCACTGCCAATGGCGAGACCTGCGAAGAAGCCATCGTTCAAGTTTACGCTAGCACCTTTCATCCATTTTTGACTCAGACTTGCGGTGGTTGTCACGTGGCTGGTGGTATCGGTAAAGGCGTGTTTGGTAGCGCCGATGTTCTGACTTCTTACAATGCCTTTACACCCGTGGGGCGGCGAAAATTTCTAGCCAAGCCGTAAATGCTTCTCACCAGCCGCCCGCGACGGGACCCGCAAATCAAGCGCGCATTGATGAAATCAATCTGTACTGGGCACGCGCTCAAGATAAATACGCTCAGTGTGTGGCGGATAATGGACCAGTGGTGCAACCAAGCCCAACGGTGACACCGATGCCGACTGCGACAGTAACCCCATCGCCAACGGCTTCGCCTTCACCATCACCGACTGCTTCGCCGACGCCTACTGTGACGCCGTCTCCATCACCTACGGTCACTCCAACTCCTTCGGTCACTCCGTCACCGTCGCCAACACCAACGGTAACTCCGACGCCGACTGTGTCGCCGACGCCTTCTCCAACATCTGCGACTGTGACTTACACTCAACTTGCAGCTTCGGGAGGAGTGTTTGCTACAAACTGTTTTGCTTGCCACAAAGCTGGTGGCGCCTCTGCAGGATTGGATCTAACCAGCTATACTCAAGCGAAAGCCGCGGCATCGAAAATCAAGTCGCGCATGAACAACTCAAGTAAGCCAATGCCGACTAGCGGTTTGTTGCCTCAGACACAAAGAACCCTGGTTGACACTTGGATTGCGAACGGCACTCCACAATAGATGATCTAAAAAAGAAAAACCCCAGGCTCACCATCTGGGGTTTTTTCATTTTCAATTTTAATAGATCAGATTACTCAGCGCAAACTTCCATTTTGCGGCCTTCCTTATCAACACTGATCGTTTTTTCAGTCGACCACTTATAGACAATCTTTGTATTGATTGGATCCCAGCTGGCTTTCTTTACTTGAATCTCAACAATGTAAGACTCGCCATCTGGAAGACATGGATTTTGATCTTGGTCATTATTTACGACTTTAACAACAGTTCTAGTGTCGTTTTCTTTGATTTCTTTCGCAATCTTTTCGATCGATACACCGGCTGCGAAAGTTGTGGAAGTCATACCAAGGATTGCGATAAGTGCGATTACGGATTTCATATTATCTCCTGTTAAATATTTGGGACGTTTTAGCTAACTGCTGACATCCGCATATTTACACGACTGCATTCTTACTCCGCAAGTTTCTACCCTATCTATAACTCACTTGTCGTATTCTAAATTTGAATACAGTAATATTTACCGCTATTTAACTATAGTTTTACATTAGAACGTATTCCATGGTGTATTCTTGCTGAACCTAAACTGGACACTTAATGAATACACCCTCCGCCAAACCCTCTATCTTGTCTTACGTGGACTATCGCCTGTTTTTACAGGCGTGGTATGCCTACAACAAAGAACATAAAAGAGGTTTTTCTTACGGCACGTGGACGCTGCAACTGGGTTTCAAAAGTCGCAATCACATCCGCTTGGTGATGATCGGCGAAAGAAATCTGGGTACGGATTCAATCGCACCAGTTATTAAATCATTGTCCTTGTCTGCAAATGAAGCGGAATACTTTGAACACTTGGTCCACTATGCGAATGCCACCAGCTTTGACACCAAGGACTATCACTTTCAACAGATTGTTCGTCTGAACAAGGGGCAACTGGGCTCACAGATTCGCGATGTTTATAAATTTCTATCCAATCCAAAAACTCCCCGCGTGCATCTACTCTTAAGCCTAAAAGACCTTAGGTGTACTGTTTCTTATGTTGCTGAGACTTTGGGAATGACTCAGGCCGAAGCCCAAGAAATCTTAAACAACATCCACAGCTGCGGACTGGCCACTTATGATCAAGCCACAGAAATCTGGGCAGCGTTAGAGCGTGATTTACAAATCCCCAACCAATTGGGCAAC contains these protein-coding regions:
- a CDS encoding TIGR02147 family protein, encoding MNTPSAKPSILSYVDYRLFLQAWYAYNKEHKRGFSYGTWTLQLGFKSRNHIRLVMIGERNLGTDSIAPVIKSLSLSANEAEYFEHLVHYANATSFDTKDYHFQQIVRLNKGQLGSQIRDVYKFLSNPKTPRVHLLLSLKDLRCTVSYVAETLGMTQAEAQEILNNIHSCGLATYDQATEIWAALERDLQIPNQLGNQAIQSFHNKSLEEAQAAITKNPTERLLSALLMTLDESEYQELQQDVEQFQNFLTKKYSSKKLAGSRIFQMNLNVIPTSSLLQEKATEPLFEQAENKITMEIES